The sequence AATTCCTCCATAGGCTCAGCATCATAGAGCGGTGGCAGAAATCCTGAATACTCATACAGAAGAGGACTAGAACCAGCAGAAAGGGCATATGCAGCTGTCAGcggcacaaaaaaaaaaccaatcatTCAGTGTTGTGAATTCCTATGTAATCAGGAGGTCCATCTAATATTCTAAATAATGTTAACATCCTGCACCACCTATACACACAAAAGAATAGCAAAAATGTAAAGAGATACATAAAAAGATGCAGTTCTGGGGATAAGAAAATTGATGGACAGAATTGATTACTTTCATCATATATTCTCTTCAActatatgattaaaattgatCTGATGGGATTAATTTCTTATGCAGATGTACCCGAAATTGTGACAGAGAATCTCCTGCACGTGATGAAACTCATTTGAAGATTGTAAAAAAAATCtcgtttataaaaaattatgatcAATCTCATCGAATCacttcaaaatatcaaaaaaatatcaatgCCACTGTGCCTTATTTGGAAGGCACCTTCAAGTTAAGTATTGCCAAAAGAGCTAGTAACACATTCTGCCTATGACACAAAAAATCTTGCAGGTCAACCGGAACAAGAAAACGAACATTTTTAAGGTGCACGATGAATCCTTCCAATAAATTGAAAACACGTGGACACCATTTTAGAACGCAATCATTCCAAATTGAATTCAAAACCTTAAACAAAGAAAGCTGCGAAGAAGAAGGAAAATCCTTTTTCTATTGCAAAAATTTCCAAGAATTTCAAAGAAACACACAAATTTGCAGTCTTAGATACATGAAGGAAGAATAACTACCACAGTCATTCAGTACGACATATAGCAACAGGAAACAAGCACAAAATAACAACATTAACATCTCAATGAATgaagaaaaaatcaaatatgCCATTTTAACGCAATTCATGATAATAATGGGATGGTAACCCCTTCCTTTCCAcctattttatgaaatatttaaaacacCAATATTATTACAAAGTCTATAACCATGACCTTAAATATTAGAGTGAGAAATTCCACATtttgcaaaaatacaaattagaaCCGCAACAAGACGTCTACCTGTATGCTTCTTATGgtcatcataattttttttaataagaaactatattttattaataatataatacgtGTTAATTACAATCAGTGACTAGTGATCATCATAAACTAACTATAGGTCATCATAAACTAACTATATGTTGTCAGAGTGAGAACAACATAGATATTTTCCAAACACTATAAAAACTTTGAAATAACACGAAAGAAATCAAAAGAAAGATACAATGTGAACCTTAATAGCCATGTTTCCACACAGCAAGGTCATTCTGTTTTGAAGAGTTGATGAGACAAGGCTCTCATAAATGTTTCTACAAAGCAAAGTTGTTATGTTTCGAGTTGgatataagataaaaaaaactaagacAAAAATACCAAATACATGTGTGTTTGAAAAGAACTCTTGAAGTTATTGTAACAATACAAAAGTGAGTATAATGGGTTTTTACCAGTAAAGTTCTCCTGGAGTAGTAGCATGAAGTGAAGCACAAAACGGAATAAAAGAATTGAATAAAGTAGAAGTATAATGGGTTCCAAACGGTGGAAAGCTAAACGGAAATTCTCAAACAACAAAACTTCTATAGGGGATCCATCAATCGACGCAACAATTTAAAGCCAATTAATTGAATACCGGTTGTGCAAGggatttatttcacaaaatatttacCTAGATATATTAAaggcaaaaattaaaataaaatataagaaagaaGCATAAAAGAAGGCCGATAGTAAAGCTTCTATAATTTAACGTCGCTCGCACAAGATATTAGGAGTtgcgatttattttaaatgtgtatgcCAGTTAATACACTGGTCTCAAGAGACAGCATATGATTAATATTTAGTTAGTGCTAATATAACATAACCAATGTtcacattttaacatatattaagGTGAATGCTGCTAGATAAGTAAATGTCGTCCAGAATTATGTAATACGTGTTTGGCTTGACATAATATTTGCAATGTtagaattattgattttttataacTGGAGAGGCTAAAGCATCTAATAAAccgacttttttttttaagaaacaatattatattaaataatttaaaactaatAGTCACAAAAAGAAGACAAGAAATCGGCAacacaaaataaaagaaaaacaaaagcactgatcattttttttttagaaacgaaattttattattataggAAAACAAAGTACAAGTAGGTGGATGAGAAATCCGCAAAAGCACTGATCATAACAACAGATATAACTTCAATCCCTCGCAAAAAAAAGGTAACAAACTGACTTTTAGTGTTGTCTCTCCATTTGACTCAACTTCTACATCATTTCAATTTTTAGTTTCGTCCCATCGGCGAGAAATATTGACATCACAATTCTATATTGAAAATGTTCTAATTTTCACCTCGAATGATTATCCCAATATCTTCGGGATAGAAAGGAACTTCAAATCCTTGTAAATATTTATCTCTCAACCAATTAGACCTCAATAGAGACAAATAATAGGTACACAAACTTTAAAAAGTACGATAATTTATGCAAATTTTACACCAAGTGAAGTTCATCAAATATTCtcttatttcatattttcactAGAAAATCAGAGGATTTTTTAGCAACATCAACAATAAAAAGTTTGTAAAGGTGAATCCCTCGCGCTTAAATTATTGAGTTTAAATACCCTAATATCCTATATTCCGAGAAGAACAACTTTGGTATCCTGGCCATATGCCAAGAAAATAAGTTAAATAAACTGAAATCATGGAGAAGCAAACCATTTATTAGCAAATAAATCAGCAAATCAAAATATGAAAGCAATTGAAGCAAACATGTCTACAATCTTACCTCAACATTATGCAATGAAGGAGCATAAAAGCAGCATCCACCTGTCAACATGAGAGCACAAGTAACCCTGTAATACTGAAGTTAGAGCTTGAAAGTTGCTTTCAGATTGCATACATACTTGCATATGCAACCATGATTACAAATAGAACACTATACAACCATGGaaacaagaagaaatttatGTTAAGATAGCATCAAGCTATTCTTGACCTTCAATTTAGGAGTCACTCATGACCAATGCGGCAATGCCATATTAAAAACACgtttattttaaacatgcattttGTATATTGAGATTTTGTGCGAGGAAATCTGATTGAATACCTACTTTTTCctacaatatgaaatgcaaagTAGATTAACCATACTCAACAATTCACTATAAGAGTAAAGGAAGCGTTTCAAAGATGGTTAGCTTTATGCCAATGATGAGCTGCAGCAGCAATCTTGTTATGTATATCATCTATAAACTACATAATAAGgtgtcatttattttaaaaatatgcatTCATCAAAGACTACAAAAGACAAAATCACTAGGaagtataaaataataaaaaaaaacagcaTGAAATATAAGTTCTGAGGAATCACCATAAATATTATCTGGTCTGAAAATGTTAATCTTATCAACAAGATGGAAACTTTTAGACTGCTCCTTACTGCAAGAATATAgcgataaaaaa comes from Primulina huaijiensis isolate GDHJ02 chromosome 2, ASM1229523v2, whole genome shotgun sequence and encodes:
- the LOC140963037 gene encoding uncharacterized protein, with protein sequence MRCNLPCCDVCFFALYAGFYSEPYFISSFQLLIVHFHSFPKIQLNVQFKLLLIASWIVRSSLKVSILLIRLTFSDQIIFMVDAAFMLLHCIMLRNIYESLVSSTLQNRMTLLCGNMAIKLHMPFLLVLVLFCMSIQDFCHRSMMLSLWRNWPSSDYGRKLVTYSGRK